AGAATGGAGGAAAACGGTGGCAACGAAAAAGGCGTCAGTAATGGGTTGGTCATAAGCACTGTCCTGTTAAATGAGTGAATGAAGCGCGCATCCTGCGCGAGCATATTGTTTCCAGGATGGGGTTAAGTGTAGTGAATTTCAATGGCTGGGGTGACAGAAAAACAGCCGCCGCGACGGGGCGTGCCGGGCCTGCGGGTAATCTGCGCCGTTCTGCTGTAAACTGTGGCCAATCGTCATTATCGGAATACATCTACCCATGCTCAGTTATCGCCACAGCTTTCACGCGGGCAACCACGCCGACGTTCTTAAACATACCGTTCAGAGCCTGATTATCGAGGCCCTTAAAGAGAAAGATAAGCCTTTTCTCTATCTGGACACCCATGCCGGCGCGGGCCGCTATCAGCTGAGCGGTGAACACGCCGAGCGCACCGGGGAGTACCTCGAAGGCATCGCCCGTATCTGGCAGCAGGACGACCTGCCGGCCGAGCTGGAGCCGTACATCAACGTCATCAACCACTACAACCGCAGTGGCCAGTTACGTTACTACCCGGGCTCGCCGCTGATTGCCCGCCAGCTGCTGCGCGAGCAGGACAGCATCCAGCTGACCGAACTGCACCCGAGCGACTACCCGCTGCTGCGCTCTGAATTCCAGAAAGACAGCCGCGCGCGCGTGGAGAAAGCGGACGGCTATCAGCAGCTGAAAGCGAAGCTGCCGCCGGTTTCCCGTCGCGGCCTGGTGCTGATCGACCCGCCGTATGAGATCAAAAGCGATTATCAGGCAGTGGTCGCGGGCATCCACGAAGGTTACAAACGCTTTGCCACCGGCACCTATGCCCTGTGGTATCCGGTGGTGCTGCGCTCGCAGATCAAGCGCATGATCAAGGACCTGGAAGCGACAGGCATCCGTAAGATCTTGCAAATTGAGCTGGCGGTTCTCCCGGACAGCGATCGCCGCGGCATG
This Leclercia sp. S52 DNA region includes the following protein-coding sequences:
- a CDS encoding 23S rRNA (adenine(2030)-N(6))-methyltransferase RlmJ; the encoded protein is MLSYRHSFHAGNHADVLKHTVQSLIIEALKEKDKPFLYLDTHAGAGRYQLSGEHAERTGEYLEGIARIWQQDDLPAELEPYINVINHYNRSGQLRYYPGSPLIARQLLREQDSIQLTELHPSDYPLLRSEFQKDSRARVEKADGYQQLKAKLPPVSRRGLVLIDPPYEIKSDYQAVVAGIHEGYKRFATGTYALWYPVVLRSQIKRMIKDLEATGIRKILQIELAVLPDSDRRGMTASGMIVVNPPWKLEAQMNNVLPWLHKKLVPAGTGHATVSWIVPE